A single Pirellulaceae bacterium DNA region contains:
- a CDS encoding 4Fe-4S dicluster domain-containing protein, protein MTNQTSPKQAEPIQLPIVGQMSSRRVALKAAGAALGLAAFGKAISPLWTIPENVSIEEFLQRHYKELSEDDKQKIFARLQDETQQRYGAEVTISDPRPIPGVKFAYAINLSKCNGNGKCMEACAKENNHHRGTQQSYIRVLEMSKGTMDMEHGTTTYEGTVPKPDKYYMPVQCQQCDNPPCVSVCPVEATWKEEDGIVVVDYNWCIGCRYCEAACPYHARRFNWEAPQIPADEINPDQGYLSNRVRPQGTMEKCHFCLHRTRQGRLPACLEACPTGARVFGDLNDPDSSINWILQHKRVFVLKEDLGTRPSFFYFFD, encoded by the coding sequence ATGACTAACCAGACATCACCCAAGCAAGCTGAGCCCATTCAGCTGCCGATAGTTGGACAAATGTCGTCCAGGCGAGTGGCCCTTAAAGCGGCCGGAGCAGCGCTAGGGCTGGCTGCCTTTGGCAAAGCTATCTCCCCGTTGTGGACGATTCCGGAGAACGTGTCGATCGAAGAGTTCCTGCAACGGCACTACAAGGAGCTGAGCGAAGATGATAAGCAAAAAATCTTTGCGCGATTGCAGGATGAAACCCAGCAGCGTTACGGTGCCGAGGTGACCATCTCCGATCCGCGCCCGATTCCAGGTGTGAAATTTGCCTATGCGATCAACCTCAGCAAATGCAACGGAAACGGCAAGTGCATGGAGGCCTGTGCAAAGGAGAATAATCATCATCGTGGCACACAGCAATCCTATATTCGCGTGTTGGAGATGTCCAAAGGTACGATGGACATGGAGCATGGCACGACGACCTATGAGGGTACGGTGCCCAAGCCGGACAAGTATTACATGCCGGTCCAGTGCCAGCAGTGTGACAATCCACCCTGCGTTAGCGTCTGCCCGGTCGAAGCGACGTGGAAGGAAGAGGATGGTATTGTGGTGGTCGATTACAACTGGTGCATTGGCTGTCGTTATTGCGAAGCCGCCTGTCCATACCACGCACGTCGCTTCAATTGGGAAGCACCACAGATTCCAGCCGACGAAATCAATCCCGATCAAGGCTACTTGTCCAACCGCGTGCGACCTCAGGGCACCATGGAAAAATGCCACTTCTGCCTGCATCGCACGCGCCAGGGGCGATTGCCAGCCTGCCTGGAGGCCTGTCCGACCGGAGCCCGCGTGTTTGGCGACTTGAATGACCCCGACTCCAGCATCAATTGGATACTCCAGCACAAACGCGTGTTTGTGCTGAAAGAAGACTTGGGAACTCGGCCCAGTTTTTTCTATTTCTTTGACTGA
- the nrfD gene encoding polysulfide reductase NrfD gives MSSGTSVTNITPADAQHVVRSYPKFILWGIDEATNGNLLFYVWMFALTAVALVGANAWAVQVHDGMIVTNMTDHVSWGLYIANFTFMVGVAAGGVMMVIPAYLYHDRKMHDVVIVGEILAIAAIVMCLLFVTVDLGRPERFWHLIPGIGRFNWPMSMLTWDVIVLNVYLLLNMHICGYLMYMRFLGRTPNKTWYIPFVMVSIFWAISIHTVTAFLYSGLGGRPFWNTALLAPRFLASAFVAGPALILILFQVIQRTAGIRLDEGPARVLIGIVRVTVLVNLLMVVSEVFTEFYSGGAHTAAARYLFFGLHGHSALVPWIWTAIAFDLVAAGLFLSPWIYSSPMVRWIACCLAFVGAWIEKGMGLVVPGFIPSTLHEIVEYTPSLTEWKVSVGIWALGLMILTVLLKLAIAVFRRTLAEH, from the coding sequence ATGTCGTCAGGGACTTCCGTCACCAACATCACGCCGGCAGACGCCCAGCATGTGGTGCGCAGTTACCCCAAATTCATTCTGTGGGGCATAGATGAAGCCACCAACGGCAATCTGCTGTTCTATGTTTGGATGTTTGCGCTCACCGCCGTTGCCTTGGTAGGGGCCAATGCCTGGGCTGTTCAGGTCCACGACGGCATGATTGTCACCAACATGACCGACCATGTGAGTTGGGGATTGTATATCGCCAATTTTACCTTCATGGTTGGTGTGGCGGCCGGCGGGGTGATGATGGTCATTCCGGCCTATCTGTACCACGATCGCAAGATGCACGATGTGGTGATTGTCGGCGAGATATTGGCTATCGCCGCCATTGTCATGTGCTTGCTGTTTGTGACGGTGGATCTCGGGCGCCCCGAAAGGTTTTGGCACTTAATCCCCGGTATTGGGCGGTTCAATTGGCCCATGTCAATGCTCACCTGGGATGTCATCGTGCTGAACGTCTACCTCCTGCTAAACATGCACATCTGTGGATATCTGATGTACATGCGGTTCTTGGGGCGAACGCCCAACAAGACGTGGTACATACCCTTTGTGATGGTGTCGATCTTTTGGGCAATTTCCATTCATACGGTGACCGCTTTCCTGTACAGCGGATTGGGGGGGCGACCGTTTTGGAATACGGCACTGTTGGCACCACGTTTTTTGGCCAGCGCCTTTGTGGCTGGGCCAGCTTTAATACTGATTCTATTTCAAGTCATCCAGCGGACGGCTGGAATTCGCTTGGATGAGGGGCCTGCTCGCGTGCTGATCGGCATCGTGCGCGTGACGGTGCTGGTCAATTTGCTAATGGTGGTGTCGGAGGTGTTCACCGAGTTCTATTCGGGCGGCGCGCATACCGCTGCGGCGCGCTATCTGTTCTTTGGATTGCACGGACATTCTGCGCTGGTACCCTGGATTTGGACCGCCATCGCCTTTGACCTCGTGGCCGCCGGGCTATTTCTGTCTCCGTGGATTTACTCAAGTCCCATGGTGCGCTGGATAGCCTGTTGTCTGGCCTTCGTAGGCGCCTGGATTGAAAAGGGCATGGGCTTGGTCGTGCCCGGCTTCATTCCCAGTACGCTGCACGAGATCGTCGAGTACACGCCGAGTCTGACCGAATGGAAGGTCAGCGTAGGCATCTGGGCATTGGGGCTGATGATCTTGACCGTATTATTGAAGCTGGCGATCGCCGTCTTTCGTCGGACGCTGGCCGAGCATTGA
- a CDS encoding sulfatase-like hydrolase/transferase: MFKHIVMCCLSLCILLMGLNEPGRTCCAEAVQSSQPNIVFIMADDLGWADVGFHGGNVATPNLDRLRGAGVELTQHYVAPVCSPTRTGLMTGRYWSRYGVTQPQATRALPFETVTLPKALKACGYQTCIAGKWHLGSLPQWGPQHFGFDHSYGSLGGGVGPYDHSYKRGIYQRTWHRNGQLIDESGHVTDLITREALQWIAGSGEAPFLLYVPFTAVHLPVKEPDEYLLRVPAAITERVARHYAASIIHLDEAVGKIMQAIQDKGQTQQTLIVFTSDNGASNAENHGQDYPPDDYPSGKLPGNNRPLRGKKGDGYEGGTRVPTLVAWPSVIPAGSVCHTPVHITDWMPTFCRLAGYSASAALNWDGADIWPAVVGRGDSDQFLTQRALYSVTPAFRALVLRVGDWKLIQFSDSDQEAERVELYNISNDPSETRNVATDYPEKRAELMHRLEQTSSSCSGCILQAISGMDNVVEAFLRMESVDQFANCVPEGLDGPGRLASNQPL, from the coding sequence ATGTTTAAACACATAGTAATGTGCTGTTTGTCATTATGCATCCTACTGATGGGACTGAATGAACCTGGCCGCACCTGCTGCGCAGAAGCAGTTCAATCGTCCCAGCCGAATATCGTGTTTATCATGGCGGACGATCTGGGGTGGGCCGATGTTGGATTCCACGGAGGCAATGTTGCCACGCCCAATCTAGACCGCCTGCGCGGGGCGGGGGTCGAGTTGACGCAGCATTACGTCGCACCCGTTTGCAGCCCAACGCGTACCGGGCTGATGACCGGGCGTTACTGGAGCCGCTATGGTGTGACGCAGCCGCAGGCAACTCGCGCACTCCCCTTTGAAACCGTGACATTGCCGAAGGCCCTGAAAGCATGCGGCTACCAGACCTGCATTGCCGGAAAATGGCATTTAGGCTCGTTGCCGCAGTGGGGACCACAACATTTCGGCTTCGACCACAGCTATGGTTCGTTGGGTGGCGGAGTTGGTCCCTACGACCACTCGTACAAGCGTGGCATCTACCAGCGGACTTGGCATCGCAACGGCCAATTGATCGACGAATCCGGCCATGTCACCGACTTGATTACGCGCGAGGCACTTCAGTGGATCGCTGGCAGCGGCGAGGCTCCGTTCTTGTTGTATGTGCCGTTTACCGCCGTGCATTTGCCAGTCAAGGAGCCGGATGAGTATTTGTTACGAGTGCCGGCCGCGATTACCGAACGGGTTGCTAGGCATTATGCAGCCAGCATCATTCATTTGGACGAGGCGGTTGGAAAAATTATGCAAGCCATCCAGGACAAGGGGCAGACGCAGCAGACGCTGATCGTCTTCACCAGTGACAACGGTGCCAGCAACGCCGAGAATCATGGCCAAGACTATCCGCCGGATGACTATCCCTCAGGCAAATTGCCAGGCAACAACCGCCCGCTACGAGGCAAGAAGGGCGATGGCTACGAAGGCGGTACTCGGGTACCTACCTTGGTCGCCTGGCCTTCGGTAATACCCGCCGGATCCGTCTGTCACACACCAGTGCATATCACTGATTGGATGCCCACTTTCTGTAGGTTGGCCGGCTATAGCGCATCAGCAGCTTTGAATTGGGATGGTGCCGACATCTGGCCGGCAGTCGTCGGACGTGGAGACAGTGACCAGTTCCTGACTCAGCGTGCCCTGTACTCGGTAACGCCGGCATTTCGAGCGTTGGTGTTGCGAGTCGGAGATTGGAAGTTGATTCAGTTTTCCGACAGCGATCAGGAGGCCGAGCGAGTCGAGTTGTACAACATCAGCAATGATCCCAGTGAGACCCGCAACGTGGCTACCGACTATCCGGAGAAACGGGCAGAACTCATGCACCGCCTAGAGCAGACCTCAAGTAGTTGTAGCGGCTGTATTCTTCAGGCGATATCCGGCATGGATAATGTAGTTGAGGCATTCCTTCGGATGGAATCGGTCGACCAGTTTGCCAACTGCGTTCCAGAGGGCTTGGACGGTCCGGGTCGCCTCGCTTCGAATCAGCCACTTTAG
- a CDS encoding transposase: MRAYSMDLRIRVLKACDSGLGTTEVAELFDVSTAWIRRLKQRRRETGQIGAREQRHGPLPKLHGHEEELVRIVEEQPDRTAKEIAALLPLCISHQTVDRFVRRLNYRFKKRH, translated from the coding sequence ATGCGTGCTTATTCGATGGATTTGAGAATTCGTGTACTCAAGGCCTGTGATTCAGGGTTGGGAACGACGGAAGTTGCCGAATTGTTTGACGTGTCGACCGCTTGGATTCGAAGGCTCAAGCAACGCCGTCGTGAAACAGGTCAAATCGGTGCTCGTGAGCAAAGACACGGCCCGCTTCCCAAACTACACGGACACGAAGAGGAGCTCGTGAGAATTGTCGAGGAACAGCCGGATCGAACGGCCAAGGAAATCGCGGCATTACTTCCGCTTTGCATCTCGCATCAAACCGTCGACCGCTTTGTTCGTCGTTTGAACTATCGATTTAAAAAAAGACATTGA
- a CDS encoding ammonia-forming cytochrome c nitrite reductase subunit c552: protein MSETARTTSRLSLLPLFLAVAFTALGTAGIAWVLVNMHGHKQEAGRAFARVVELTEISTDPAPWGLNFPHHFDQYKSTAGDRFHGGSEAMPDSKLEKSPWLKRLYAGYAFALDYREARGHAYMLYDQVVTKRVNERPQAGACLHCHASPIVLYRKVGLQSLGMPHDDEALAEQFNMPAIMKGFEVLSTKPYHEVLEMLTQVPDGTPTAQAGQVFESPPVGGFEGQPPPGHFEMSQAHPVGCIDCHDPQTMALRITRPGFMTGIAVLASSDQPLPHMPSVDRWRRGDRSSDYDPNVLATRQEMRSFVCAQCHVEYYCATKDVLEFPWQNGLKAEQLEQHWQDKKFPDGSAFFDFIHTETGAPLFKVQHPEFELWAQGTHAAAGVSCADCHMPYERVGAMKNSNHNVRSPLDNINHACQNCHHVPEAQLLARVDLIQQRTLELMERSAGAMVQMLDAIQECRQAGATPEQLQAVFALQRKSMWRLDYISSENSRGFHAAQEAARILGESIDYSRQAEVAALRLKFDLSAPPTANSSPPAGDEGAQP, encoded by the coding sequence ATGTCCGAAACGGCTCGAACCACTAGTCGACTTAGCCTACTGCCCCTTTTTCTGGCGGTTGCCTTCACCGCTCTAGGAACGGCTGGCATCGCCTGGGTATTGGTGAATATGCATGGTCACAAGCAGGAAGCTGGCCGGGCCTTTGCGCGGGTCGTGGAATTGACCGAAATCAGTACTGACCCAGCTCCCTGGGGCCTGAACTTTCCGCACCATTTCGATCAGTACAAGAGTACGGCTGGCGACCGCTTTCACGGTGGTTCGGAAGCCATGCCCGACAGTAAGCTTGAAAAGAGCCCCTGGCTCAAGCGCTTGTACGCTGGCTACGCTTTCGCGCTCGACTATCGTGAAGCTCGCGGACACGCATACATGCTGTACGACCAAGTCGTCACCAAGCGCGTCAATGAGCGTCCGCAAGCCGGAGCATGTTTACATTGCCATGCTTCGCCCATCGTGTTGTATCGCAAGGTTGGCCTACAGTCGCTGGGGATGCCACACGACGACGAGGCTTTGGCCGAACAATTCAATATGCCAGCCATCATGAAAGGTTTTGAAGTGCTCAGCACGAAGCCCTATCACGAAGTACTGGAGATGCTCACGCAAGTGCCCGATGGCACTCCAACCGCCCAAGCTGGGCAGGTCTTTGAATCGCCACCGGTCGGTGGCTTTGAGGGGCAGCCGCCACCCGGGCATTTTGAGATGAGTCAAGCACATCCGGTAGGTTGCATCGACTGCCACGATCCGCAGACGATGGCGCTGCGTATTACCCGACCCGGCTTCATGACCGGCATCGCTGTGCTGGCCAGCAGCGATCAACCCTTGCCGCACATGCCTAGCGTCGATCGTTGGCGACGCGGCGATCGTAGCTCAGACTATGATCCCAACGTACTGGCTACTCGTCAGGAGATGCGCAGCTTCGTGTGCGCTCAGTGTCACGTCGAGTATTATTGTGCGACCAAAGATGTGCTCGAGTTTCCATGGCAGAACGGGCTGAAAGCAGAGCAGCTTGAACAGCACTGGCAGGACAAGAAATTCCCTGACGGATCTGCGTTTTTCGATTTTATCCACACCGAAACTGGTGCCCCGCTATTTAAAGTGCAACACCCGGAATTCGAGTTATGGGCGCAGGGAACGCATGCAGCGGCCGGAGTCAGTTGTGCCGACTGCCACATGCCCTACGAACGCGTTGGTGCCATGAAGAACAGCAATCACAACGTGCGCAGTCCGCTGGACAACATCAATCACGCCTGTCAGAATTGCCATCATGTGCCTGAAGCGCAGTTACTGGCCCGCGTGGACTTGATCCAGCAGCGCACGCTGGAGTTGATGGAGCGTTCGGCGGGCGCGATGGTGCAGATGTTAGACGCCATCCAGGAATGCAGACAAGCTGGTGCCACGCCAGAACAATTGCAGGCAGTCTTCGCACTGCAGCGAAAGTCGATGTGGCGTTTGGACTACATCAGCAGCGAAAACTCGCGCGGCTTCCACGCGGCGCAAGAGGCTGCTCGAATCCTGGGCGAATCTATCGACTACAGCCGCCAAGCCGAGGTCGCAGCGCTGCGACTGAAGTTCGATTTGTCAGCCCCCCCAACGGCCAACTCCAGCCCGCCTGCTGGCGACGAAGGGGCTCAGCCGTAA
- the nrfH gene encoding cytochrome c nitrite reductase small subunit, whose protein sequence is MSDLSPESVVRNARGHWRWQVWLLACALGSMIGLGGFTFEYGGGASYLSNDPVACKNCHIMQGHFDSWQKSSHHAVATCNDCHLPHDFLGKWFTKADNGLLHSWAFTTGDFHEPIQIKPRNRLVTQGACLHCHRELVHHMLPTGPYADMLDCIHCHAAVGHAHR, encoded by the coding sequence ATGAGCGACCTGTCGCCTGAGTCTGTAGTACGGAATGCCCGAGGGCATTGGCGTTGGCAGGTATGGCTGTTGGCCTGTGCACTCGGTTCGATGATCGGCTTGGGCGGCTTTACGTTCGAATATGGTGGAGGAGCGTCGTATCTCTCCAACGATCCAGTCGCCTGTAAGAATTGCCACATCATGCAAGGACATTTCGACTCGTGGCAAAAGTCGAGCCATCATGCTGTGGCCACCTGCAATGATTGCCATCTGCCGCATGATTTCTTGGGCAAGTGGTTCACAAAGGCCGATAACGGCCTGTTGCATTCGTGGGCTTTTACTACCGGCGATTTCCATGAGCCGATCCAAATCAAGCCACGCAATCGTCTGGTTACGCAAGGTGCCTGCCTGCACTGCCACAGAGAGCTAGTACACCACATGCTTCCGACTGGGCCATACGCTGATATGCTCGACTGCATCCACTGCCATGCTGCGGTCGGTCACGCCCATCGCTAG
- a CDS encoding sulfatase: MIRAYQLAANLLLNWSQWIACASGLWVVLPESLAGERPPNVVLILADDLGWSDLGCYGSDLHQTPRLDELATQAVRFAQAYSASPVCTPTRASILTGRHPARLHMTIWREASQDRGTRQLLEPVTLADLPHSEITLAQRLSSMGYRTAHVGKWHLGGELAYPETHGFQWNIGGTGWGAPASYFYPFRGDQHFKNFRYVPGLEPGKEGQYLTDRLTDKAIEVIDQCNTQPFYLNLWYHAVHTPMEGKPDLAAKYEALIQPHHRHRHAHYAAMVETLDSNVGRVIDHLRLRNLWEHTILIFLSDNGGFINGDRLRGGIPITDNSPLRSGKGSCYEGGIRVPMMIYWPTVSQPGLVSQVPVTTCDLFPTLLTGITVDRNTKGTEDRPSNSGVDFERAGGQKLVLDGQDIRSTLDGSMADSLRRSLYFHFPHYYPTTTPVSAVRQDDWKLLYFYENQTCELYNLRTDPAESTNVADKYPQRTEELRNDLVAWRVRLNAQLPEPNPN; the protein is encoded by the coding sequence ATGATTAGAGCATACCAGTTGGCGGCAAATCTCTTGTTGAATTGGTCACAGTGGATTGCCTGTGCATCGGGATTGTGGGTTGTCCTTCCTGAGTCTTTGGCTGGAGAGCGTCCACCGAACGTAGTCCTGATCTTGGCAGACGATTTGGGCTGGAGTGACCTAGGCTGTTACGGTAGCGATCTTCACCAAACTCCGCGACTGGATGAACTTGCGACACAGGCGGTACGTTTTGCTCAAGCGTACTCTGCCTCGCCGGTATGCACTCCAACCAGAGCATCCATCCTTACGGGACGTCATCCAGCGCGATTGCACATGACCATCTGGCGCGAAGCGTCCCAAGATCGCGGCACTCGCCAGCTACTGGAACCCGTTACCCTCGCCGACCTGCCTCATTCGGAGATCACTCTGGCCCAGCGACTGTCAAGTATGGGCTATCGCACGGCTCACGTTGGCAAGTGGCACTTGGGTGGCGAATTGGCCTATCCCGAAACCCACGGCTTTCAGTGGAACATCGGTGGTACCGGTTGGGGTGCCCCGGCCAGCTACTTCTATCCGTTTCGAGGCGATCAACACTTTAAGAATTTTCGATACGTGCCAGGGTTGGAGCCGGGAAAGGAAGGTCAGTATTTAACCGACCGATTGACGGACAAAGCGATTGAAGTCATCGATCAGTGTAACACGCAGCCCTTCTACCTGAACTTGTGGTACCATGCCGTGCATACGCCCATGGAAGGTAAGCCAGATTTGGCTGCCAAGTACGAAGCGCTCATCCAGCCACATCACCGGCATCGACACGCCCACTACGCGGCCATGGTTGAGACACTCGACAGCAATGTAGGTCGGGTCATAGACCACCTGCGCCTCCGCAATCTTTGGGAGCACACGATCCTGATCTTCTTGTCAGACAATGGCGGATTTATCAATGGAGATCGGTTGCGGGGCGGCATTCCAATAACCGACAACTCTCCTCTACGCAGCGGCAAGGGATCCTGCTACGAAGGAGGTATCCGCGTCCCCATGATGATCTACTGGCCCACAGTCAGTCAGCCGGGACTGGTGAGCCAGGTTCCAGTTACCACTTGCGATCTATTCCCCACGCTGTTGACCGGCATCACTGTCGATCGCAATACCAAAGGTACAGAAGACCGACCGTCGAACAGCGGAGTTGATTTTGAGCGTGCTGGTGGCCAGAAGCTTGTATTGGATGGACAGGACATCCGCTCGACCCTAGACGGCAGCATGGCTGATAGCCTCCGCCGATCACTTTACTTCCACTTTCCGCACTATTACCCAACCACGACGCCGGTCAGCGCGGTGCGACAAGACGACTGGAAGCTCCTGTATTTTTACGAGAATCAGACGTGTGAACTGTACAACCTGCGCACCGATCCCGCTGAGTCTACCAATGTTGCTGACAAGTATCCACAACGTACCGAAGAACTACGAAACGATCTGGTTGCCTGGCGTGTGCGCTTAAACGCACAGCTGCCCGAACCAAATCCCAACTAG
- a CDS encoding NADP-dependent oxidoreductase gives MTTLATLVNHQVRLAARPTGLPTDANWQFTEEPVAEPVEGGLLVKVLALSLDPAMRGWMNEGKSYIPPVGLGEVMRAGGVGIVIASKHPSYKEGDMVTGGPGVQEYWNIAPDRLKHSGLAHIDTRLGTVSQWLNVLGMPGMTGYFGLTDIGQPKAGETLLVSGAAGAVGQTVGQLAKIKGLRTVGIAGGPAKCQWVVNELGLHACIDYKAPAPPGAERWDAVREGIKQHCPNGIDIYFDNVGGDILDAALTRINRKARIVICGAISQYNNVGGAVVGPKNYLSLLVNRARMEGMVVFDYADRYSQAIAEMAGYLQDGRMKSREDVVEGGVRAFPATLLKLFTGQNFGKLVLEVAKE, from the coding sequence ATGACTACGCTTGCCACTCTCGTCAACCACCAAGTCCGCTTGGCCGCTCGACCGACCGGGTTGCCCACCGATGCCAACTGGCAATTCACCGAGGAGCCGGTGGCCGAGCCGGTCGAAGGCGGTTTACTGGTGAAGGTGCTGGCTCTGTCGCTCGACCCGGCCATGCGCGGCTGGATGAACGAAGGTAAGAGCTACATCCCACCTGTTGGCCTGGGCGAGGTGATGCGCGCGGGCGGTGTCGGCATCGTCATCGCGTCAAAACACCCAAGTTACAAGGAAGGTGACATGGTCACCGGCGGCCCCGGTGTACAGGAGTATTGGAACATCGCCCCCGATCGGCTCAAGCACTCGGGGTTGGCACACATCGACACGCGTCTAGGGACGGTCAGCCAGTGGCTGAATGTGCTGGGCATGCCCGGAATGACGGGCTACTTCGGGCTTACCGATATCGGCCAGCCCAAAGCCGGCGAGACGCTGCTAGTCTCGGGCGCTGCAGGTGCGGTGGGCCAGACGGTAGGGCAACTGGCCAAGATCAAGGGTCTGCGGACTGTTGGCATCGCTGGCGGTCCAGCCAAGTGCCAATGGGTCGTGAACGAGTTGGGCCTGCATGCCTGTATTGACTACAAGGCCCCAGCGCCCCCCGGTGCCGAGCGCTGGGACGCGGTACGAGAAGGCATAAAGCAACATTGCCCCAATGGAATCGACATCTACTTCGACAACGTCGGTGGCGACATCCTGGATGCGGCGCTGACACGTATCAATCGCAAGGCGCGCATCGTCATTTGCGGCGCAATCAGCCAGTACAACAACGTCGGCGGTGCCGTGGTGGGGCCGAAGAACTACCTGTCGCTGCTGGTCAACCGAGCGCGGATGGAAGGCATGGTCGTGTTCGACTATGCCGATCGCTACTCGCAAGCGATCGCCGAGATGGCTGGCTACCTGCAAGACGGCCGCATGAAGAGCCGCGAGGATGTGGTTGAAGGCGGAGTGCGAGCGTTCCCCGCCACGCTGCTGAAGCTCTTCACTGGACAAAATTTCGGCAAGCTGGTGCTAGAGGTTGCCAAGGAATAA
- a CDS encoding SGNH/GDSL hydrolase family protein, which translates to MAASQRAGRTDLDWHDVSKWGIEGRILPDQERISWFDRLPKSAEGKVTDAVWSLSRDSAGMLVRFRTNSRSIYVQYKLTRSRLSMPHMAATGVSGVDLYARNEAGKWKWVQVAKPDTQEVLVEVISGLAPGLREYAAYLPLYNGVEYLNIGVVKGSEFEGLAPRQRPIVFYGTSITHGACASRPGIVHTAILGRRFDVPVVNLGFSGNGRMDLAVGDFLTQIDACVYVIDCLPNMKPEEVTQKCMPLVKQIRSVRPHTPIVLVEDRRFTNDWITPAKQAFHTANHAALRAAYESLLAESTVNLFYIPGDYLYGDDTEGATDASHANDLGFMRQADVFEPILRQALEKAR; encoded by the coding sequence ATGGCCGCTAGCCAGAGAGCTGGCCGAACAGACTTGGACTGGCATGATGTATCCAAGTGGGGAATCGAAGGCCGAATACTGCCTGATCAGGAGAGAATTAGTTGGTTTGATCGCTTGCCAAAATCGGCTGAAGGCAAAGTGACCGACGCGGTGTGGAGTCTTAGCCGCGATAGCGCAGGCATGCTGGTTCGCTTTCGCACGAATTCTCGATCGATTTACGTCCAGTACAAGCTGACCAGGTCGCGTTTAAGCATGCCGCACATGGCTGCCACCGGGGTGAGTGGAGTTGATCTGTATGCGCGCAACGAAGCGGGGAAGTGGAAGTGGGTGCAAGTCGCCAAACCCGATACTCAAGAGGTTCTGGTCGAAGTCATCAGTGGTCTGGCCCCGGGCCTGCGCGAGTACGCAGCCTACTTGCCACTGTATAACGGTGTCGAGTACTTGAATATCGGTGTGGTTAAAGGTTCAGAGTTCGAAGGTCTGGCACCGCGTCAGCGGCCTATTGTGTTTTACGGTACCAGCATTACTCACGGAGCCTGTGCTAGCCGCCCCGGAATCGTACACACGGCAATTCTGGGTAGACGATTCGATGTGCCGGTGGTTAATCTTGGCTTTTCCGGCAACGGCAGAATGGATTTGGCAGTCGGTGATTTTTTGACTCAAATCGATGCATGCGTGTACGTGATCGACTGCCTTCCTAATATGAAGCCTGAAGAAGTTACTCAAAAGTGCATGCCGCTCGTGAAGCAGATTCGCAGTGTTCGACCGCACACTCCGATTGTGCTGGTCGAAGATCGGCGATTCACCAACGACTGGATCACCCCCGCCAAGCAAGCCTTTCACACCGCTAATCACGCAGCCCTGCGAGCCGCTTACGAATCGCTGTTAGCCGAATCGACTGTGAATCTATTCTACATTCCTGGGGACTATTTATATGGTGATGATACCGAAGGAGCCACCGATGCGTCGCACGCCAATGATTTGGGGTTCATGCGCCAAGCCGATGTATTTGAACCCATTTTGAGACAAGCTCTCGAAAAAGCACGATGA